The nucleotide window GGTGCGGATGATGGCGTTGCCCGCCCGGGTGGTCGTGGTAAACGCCTTGTTCACCCGGGTGACCAGCTCTCGGTCGGTGCCCGGCTGATGGCCCATGAACACCATCGACGCGATGTCGAGGGTGAGTTCTTTCATCGCCGGGTAGAGCAGAAAGCGCGCGTCGTTGACCACCCAATCGTTTGCGATCACCTGCGATACCACCTGGTCCATGTGCTCGACATAGCCGACCAGCCGGGACCGCACGAAAGCTTCCTGCATGATCCGCCGGTGAAACATGTGTTCTTCGAAGTCAAGCAGCATGAGTCCGCGATTGAAGAAAGGCCCGATCACGGGGACCCAGCCCTGCTGTGAGTAGTCCTTGTTTCGGTTGGAATAGATCACTTGGGCGGCGTCGGGGCCCAGTGCAACGACGGCCGGCAGCACTGGTGAGTCGCCGAAGATCACCGGACCCTTGCTCTCGTAGAGGAACATCAGATAGTCCGGTCCGCCGCGCAACATCTCGATGAAGTGGCCGAGGATCGGTAACCCCGCATCGCCCACCACCGGCTTGAGCCCGCTACCCGGCGGCGGGTCGGCCAGTTTCTTCTCCGGAAATTGCGTGTTCAGCAGCCAGCGTTCGACAAGACCCATACCGGGAAAGTTGTTGAACGAGGGGGTGAGCCGGCGCTGGGCTTGGTCAAGGAGGTAAGCCGGGGTGCTGATAGTGGCCATTGACGCTCCTTACCGGTTGTGGCGGCCGCCACTATCCACCTATCCTCAGGACGAACTTGACGGCTGTCAAGTTCCCTTTTCGCCTGGCTTGGTGCAAGGTCGGGTGGTGATCGAACGGTGAACGGCCATGCCACCGGTGAGCAGCAGCGCGAGCCCGCGTTGCGGCGACGCGGGGACAAACATCGACAAGCGATCCTGCAGGCGGTGCGTGAGCTCTTGCAGGAGCGGCCATTTGCCGAGCTGTCGGTCAGCGCCATCAGTAATCGGGCGGGGTTAGCCCGCTCCGGCTTCTACTTCTACTTCGATTCCAAATATGCCGTGCTCGCCCAGATCTTGGCGGAAGCCGCCGAGGAACTCGAAGAACTTACCCAATACTTCGCCCCCCGGCAGCCGGGGGAATCACCGGAAGAGTTCGCCCGGCGGATGGTCGGTAGCGCCGCCGTTGTCTATGCCCACAACGACCCCGTGATGATGGCCTGCAACGCCGCCCGCCATAGCGACATTGAGATCCGCAACATTCTCGAGCAGCAGTTCGAAGTGGTGCTAGGCCAGATTGTCGGGGTGGTTGATGCCGAGATGAAGGCCGGTACGGCGAACCCGATCAGTGACGACCTGCCGACGCTGATTCGCACGTTGGCGGCCACGACCGCACTGATGCTGACCGGCGACCCGCTGCTGGTAGGTCGCGACAGCGACTTGGACCGCCTGGTGCGGGTGCTCGAGCAGATGTGGCTCAACGCGCTGTGGGGGGGTCCGGCCACGGTCTAAGTGGTCGGGGCCGGCTTTGTCATCGCGTTACCGCCGGTATCGTCACCGCCATGGTGCAGGGGCGGTATTTCGCGGGCAAGCGGTGTCTGGTGACTGGTGCGGCCAGTGGTATCGGCCGCGCCACCGCGTTGCGGCTTGCGGCGCAGGGCGCCGAACTCTATCTGACCGACCGCGATGACGCCGGCTTGGCGCAGACCGTGTCCGACGCCGTAGCGCTGGGCGCGCAGGTGAGCGCACACCGTGTTCTCGACATCTCCGACTACGAAGCGGTCGCCGCGTTCGCGGCGGACGTCCACGCCGGTAACCCCAGTATGGACGTCGTGCTGAACATTGCTGGCGTATCGGCATGGGGGACCGTCGACCGGTTGACGCACGATCAATGGAGCAAGATGATCGCGATCAATCTGATGGGTCCCATCCACGTCATCGAGACCTTCGTCCC belongs to Mycobacterium basiliense and includes:
- a CDS encoding TetR/AcrR family transcriptional regulator yields the protein MNGHATGEQQREPALRRRGDKHRQAILQAVRELLQERPFAELSVSAISNRAGLARSGFYFYFDSKYAVLAQILAEAAEELEELTQYFAPRQPGESPEEFARRMVGSAAVVYAHNDPVMMACNAARHSDIEIRNILEQQFEVVLGQIVGVVDAEMKAGTANPISDDLPTLIRTLAATTALMLTGDPLLVGRDSDLDRLVRVLEQMWLNALWGGPATV